Proteins encoded together in one Marinobacter salsuginis window:
- the senB gene encoding selenoneine biosynthesis selenosugar synthase SenB codes for MRLILVTPAKPGSKAGNRATAERWKTLLANAGHSVRVVTEYDGEPCDALIALHAWRSAGAIRRFRETWPEKPLIVALTGTDIYHHQHEYPEQTLYSMNVADALIGLHGLVADDIPAGLAEKLVTLYQSAEGPESFPEPEMDSKSNRFGVCVIGHLRHEKDSLRAAYAARLLPGYSRIEVVCAGKAHNDEWQRKAEREMAENPRFRWLGELDQADTRQLMVNSQVMVISSIMEGGANVVSEACRAGLPVLASDIPGNVGLLGPDYGGYFPVGNEEALAELLNRAETDPGFLATLAQQVGKLAERFLPEKEQASLEQALQLAMQRCSERC; via the coding sequence ATGCGTTTAATCTTGGTTACACCGGCGAAGCCGGGATCGAAAGCAGGGAACCGGGCAACGGCTGAGCGCTGGAAAACCCTGCTGGCAAATGCCGGTCATTCCGTACGTGTGGTTACTGAATACGACGGTGAGCCCTGTGATGCCCTGATAGCGTTGCATGCCTGGCGCAGCGCTGGTGCCATCCGGCGGTTCCGTGAAACGTGGCCCGAAAAGCCACTCATAGTGGCGCTGACTGGTACGGATATCTATCACCACCAGCACGAGTATCCTGAACAAACCCTCTATTCCATGAACGTGGCGGATGCGCTCATCGGACTGCACGGTCTGGTAGCCGACGACATACCGGCCGGTCTGGCGGAGAAACTGGTAACGCTGTATCAGTCAGCCGAGGGTCCAGAGTCCTTTCCAGAACCGGAAATGGACTCCAAGAGCAACCGGTTCGGCGTGTGTGTAATCGGTCATTTGCGGCACGAAAAGGACTCTCTCCGGGCGGCCTATGCTGCGCGGCTCCTGCCAGGGTACTCGCGGATCGAGGTTGTCTGCGCCGGCAAGGCTCACAACGACGAGTGGCAACGCAAAGCAGAGCGGGAAATGGCCGAGAACCCTCGCTTCCGTTGGCTCGGAGAGTTGGATCAGGCCGACACCCGGCAGTTGATGGTAAACAGCCAGGTGATGGTGATCAGCTCCATCATGGAAGGCGGGGCAAACGTGGTATCCGAGGCCTGTCGGGCTGGCTTACCGGTTTTGGCATCCGATATTCCGGGCAACGTCGGTTTGTTGGGGCCGGACTATGGTGGATATTTCCCGGTTGGCAACGAGGAGGCACTGGCCGAGCTGCTGAATCGAGCCGAGACCGATCCCGGGTTTCTGGCCACTTTGGCGCAACAGGTTGGAAAGCTGGCAGAGCGTTTTCTTCCAGAAAAGGAGCAGGCATCCCTGGAGCAGGCGCTACAACTGGCGATGCAGCGCTGCTCAGAGAGGTGTTAA